In Oryza sativa Japonica Group chromosome 8, ASM3414082v1, the sequence TACACGGGATTTAATTAGAAAATCACATGGTTAGATTGGGGAATTTCTTGCCGATGTTGTAGATCTAAGAAACAAATCCATTATGCAGCAGAGTGGACAtaccactactacaaaagtgattttttttttacgaactcCCATCATTTTTACAAACGGACCATAACTAGtggcgtctgcaaaaatcgagcGCCATTTTCGAAGACGGCTGCTTAAGacgcccgtatggaaaaatcgattttcccatacgggCCTTTTAAGAAGTCAGCATGCAAAAATGacctcatttttgcatgcggctcacttaagcgcccacatggaaaaatcgatttttccatacgggcgtATTAAGTAGCCGcttgcaaaaataaaatttgaaaaatttaaaactagtgtatctcactcatatgaactccaaattagatattctttttcctaaatgtttctaaaatcatgctctatcatgttattgttcTTACTGGTATTATTTTGGCTATTTTTTCTTGTGAATTTGTTTTAtcaataaaaatttaaatgtcaaaacttcaaataatattttgaagcagtaaatgtTTCAGCTGAAAAAtttatcaataacaaagttgtataactcatcaagatctataagtTCTATTTTgattatttcttcatccgacaaagtgatttgtaagattgttcacaaaatgggattttcgcatgcggttgcgCCGGCCGCATGCAAAAAGAGTGATTTTTGCATACCTTCTCCCCCATGTGGTTGGGGCAACTGCATGCAAAGATCCTATTCGCCCGTATGCAAAAAGCCAATCTGTAGTAGTGTATGTCAGTTTGTGACGAAACAAAGAGTTCAAACCGCTGTGATAATTTAAGagggtgtagctatatttatggcatcatatttttcaaaaaaaaagttggcatgtatttacattgtataAGTTCCTAAATTacacaaaattacatatgtaaattctaaaattacatattatGTAAATTACATATTATGTAAGTAGAGTGCATAATTTTTTACATGGAGATAGTAAAGGAACGTGATCGGATAAATCACAGCGAGCAGCACTGGTGCATATGTATGTACGAACTAAGCATGCGTGCATGCATAAGTACGAACTAGTGCTTGCACAGTCCTGCACGAATCTAAAAGAAAATTTGAGGGCTAACGAACTGACTAAAATCAGAGAAGATTTATGGCGACATAGACACATAGTTATAGCAAAACCGTTTAAGAGCTAAATAACCTATATAATGCTGTTAACAAACAATAACTCAGCAAAGCTGAAACTGTTTCCCTCCTTAAATGGAGAGCACACGACGCATTTGAAATCTATAAGAGGTGTCAATTCTCCGCGCCAGCAAGATCGAGGTCGAGCAAGCCCTTCCTCGATCATGGCCAACCGCAATGTACCAATGCTTCTGCCCCTcgccgtcctcttcctcctcggcagcggcggcgtcgccaccgccgcgaacGTGATCGACCGGTGCTGGCGCGGCCAGCGCAACTGGGCCGCCGACCGGCAGCGTCTGGCCGTGTGCTCGGTGGGCTTCGCCGGCAAGATGCGGCAGaaccgcggcgccggcgtggtcgcCTACACGGTCACCGACCCGAGCGACGACCCCGTCCGGCCGCGGCCCGGCACGCTCCGGTACGGCGCGACGGTGCTGCCGGCGAAGGTGTGGATCACCTTCGCGCGCGACATGCGCATCAGGCTGGCCCAGCCGCTGTACGTCAAGAACTTCACCACCAtcgacggccgcggcgccgaCGTGCACGTCGCCGGCGGGGCCGGCATCGTGCTGTACCACGCGAGGGACGTGATCGTCCACGGCCTCCACGTGCACGACTGCCGCGCGCAGCCGCCGGGACGGGTGGTCGTCCCGGGTGGCGCCGTGCAGCCctccggcagcggcgacggcgacgccatcCGCCTGGTGGCGAGCTCCAAGGTGTGGATCGACCACAACACGCTGTCCCGCTGCGAGGACGGCCTGCTCGACGTCACGGTCGGCTCCACCGACGTCACCGTCTCCAACAACTGGTTCCACGACCACGACAAGGTGATGCTCCTCGGCCACGACGACGGCTTCACCACCGACCGCCGCATGCGCGTCACCGTCGCCTTCAACCGCTTCGGCCCAAACGTCAACCAGCGCATGCCAAGGTATAGCCACTAGCCACACACCCGGCCATGAATAATCCGCCACTGGAGGAGCTCGTGCTCGAGCTCGACATCGATCGAACACCTGCTTGGCATTACATTGGATGCAGGATAAGGCACGGGTACGCGCACGTGGTGAACAACCTGTACGATGGGTGGAGGGACTACGCCATTGGAGGGAGCATGGGGCCGAGCGTGAAGAGCCAGGGCAACCTGTTCGCGGCgtcgggcggcgccggcgacaacAAGAAGGTGACGAGGAGGATGCCGgccgtggcgcgcggcggcggcggcggcgggaaggatCAGTGGCACTTGCACTCGGTCGGCGACGCCTTCGAGAACGGCGCGTTCTTCCGGCAGGTGGGCAACAGGGTGCGGCCCAACTACAATCGGCACCAGGCCTtctcggcggcgagcgccggcgACGTAAGGGCGCtcaccggcggcgtcggcgctctCACGTGCTCTGCCACGGCGGCGTGCTGACAATATAATTAACAACGTTAACGCCGCGTGCAAGTTCTGGTTGTGTTTCCTTGACATCTAGTAACATATATCAACATGAGCGGCAGTGGCAATTATGAATTATATGTCAAAATGAATTAAACATAACATTACTAACTAGTAGTAATTGATAGTGCATCCTTTGATGACAAGAACTGTTCACGTTGTTGTTAATCACTTTAATCAATCGCCTTTTATTCCCCACTGGCAGAAAGGAGGATGGAGTGTTCTTTATTCAAAATACACGGTTGACCTTTAGATTTGGACCGCAGTATCATCTATTTGGATCCGTCGTTATGATTTATAGGGTGTTTTTGGTTTAGTGAATGGATTTAGTATCCACGATGAGATGGTACCGTTTAAGGAAAGGGATTACTTATACAACTTTCGATAAtgtttttagagtaaattgcatcaacGGTATACGGTTAGATGGATTAGTGAtgccctcggccgccgctcgaaCGTCGCGTTCCACCATCGGAGCCCACCTCCCACTGTTCGCCGTTGAGCaccatctctcctctctcctccggcTGGCAATGTCTGCCGCCGTGTGCCCCCCTTTccctctctaatccctctcccCTACTTCCCTAGGTGTCACCGCCGCccatcctccccttccttcactgaaccgtcgccgccgtcaccatcgtTGTCGTCATCTTCCCCGCGCCGGTCGCCACCGTCCCGATGAGCCCCTCCCCTTCTGGGCGCACCGCCGCTCCACGGTGGACACAGCCACCCGTGTCATTGATGgttggggcccgcctgtcagcgccGGCTCCTCCTCTCGCTGACATCAATGCTCCTTTGTTTAATGCGCAATAATTTACTAAGGCTTgtctgtttatagtaaaaacacaaagaatcttctaaaattcataataaattcatccgagcttcatttaagtccattcaaattgcaataaattcataaaaatgcctagaatctattaaaaatggttttgttccctgtttcagtagacttatagcttattttgcttgtgtgcttcgttTGTCGCGTATATTCCGGCATTTCCAACGCACCAGTTTACTACGAAGTCGTTGCAGAGGTCCTAGCAGTGCCAGAGCAAGGAAAGTCATGCATTACGAATGATCATATTGTGCCTACTTTGCAAATATCTCACTTTCTATTTAAATTGCATTATTTTATATTGTTATGTGGAATGGTTCCTGTTTTACTTAGCCGTAGCTTGTTATCCTTGTATCATTGATAACTTGGGAATTAACATGACTAGAtattggtttaggagatgcttggCCATGATTATATCAACTAGCTCATTATGGGGAATATCACTAATATCTTATACTTGATTAACGATGATGAGATTTGAGATGTACAACCATGGttataattcatctaaaatatgTCTAATGGTGGGCtctgggtgcatggttttgttagaTGCATCCATGACATTTAAGGACCAGTTCGCGGGAAACTATGGAAGAATTACTGTATACCACAAGCCAACGTGGGCAACGACTGGGCTTGTAGTATAGCTTTTCCCTTCCTGACATATCCAGGAAAGGGTGAGTGTGACAGAGTTTGGATGGGCTCTGCGACAGTCTTTGTGGCTTCCAGATTCACCTGGGCAGAAGAGGGGGCTGCTTACCTTGGTTTTAAGGGTAGGGCGAAACCTATAGTGTGGTGCGCTTGGCtagggagggttatgcgaagggtcatGTCGCAGTTCCTTTCTGgcatgtcgtggtggcatgtcggcgcacggtaaCGTGTCATGGGGCTGTTTCTCGTGGGTACAATTGTACACTTTTGATCAGAGTAAAAcaattcgaatagccgtgcccgcggttataggCAATCAACCAGATtcatcgtgattagtctcatcaTTAATATTTTGACTTAATGGTACTGATATAGTTcgggtggttggttgggcctatcACAACGTGGTAGTGATGAGTATTATTGATTAATTTACTTCAATATTTTTACCGCTTTCAACTACTGGTTTAGaactgctttatgcaaaagaacccctagcctATCTTGGAAATACTTGCATCCTACCTCCTcttggtatgacttgctgagtacaatgggtagtactcagtcttgctctatctttcccaCCCCAGAGTTGGAGTACTTCTCGGATGGAGGTTACTCgaaggagtaggcttcgtcgctgccgtcaagaaTGCCTATGGAGTGGAGTTGCCACGCTGCAAGCGTTGAGTTATTAGTTTAGCTCGCTTTATCTTTCTGCTGCTTTTGTAAGACTTATAATGAtgttttgtaagacgtggatctgtatgttaACTTTGTCATTTGTGTATGCTGGTTGGTCCTGGACAAGGGTttgtttaatgcacattctgcctGAGATTTCTCGTTCGTGATCTTTTGGGCGTGAAAGACAACGTCCTTCCGAGGAGCGTCGGGGTTTTCATTTCTGTTTTTCATCGAAATTCTGGAATTTCAGCGTCAccaaaatttatgaaatttttggaattttgaaactttttttgCCCGAAATTATTTGAACATTAACAATGACTGAATTTGATAAATGtttaccaaattcacaaaaagaatgaaaaaatcttaaaaatttAGGCGAGATGTTTGCTTCCTGGAGTCTAGTGAAATTACCgaaatttcgaaccgaaattGCATTCCTTGAGGAGCGTAGGACTTCAGCCCTACTAAATTCTCTTCCTTCTATTACCTATTTGAGGGACGAGGATTCCTACAGAGGGACGACAGATTCGAGCTGGCATTGTCGCTCCTACGTGGCGAGTTGAGACCACACATATGTAGGAGCACTGTGCATGGCTTGAAGCATATCTATTCGGTGGACCAACCTAAGCAGTGACTCGGTGTAGTTACTCAACCTCTCCGCCTGATCCCCTTCTCTTTCtcgcactctctctctctctctctctttcccctgaTCGTGTAACGCCACCGCTCTGATCCTCAATCGCCTTGGAGTTGTCGCCTCTCCAATATATCGGTTCGATTGATCCACATTTGATGATCGCTCTTCAGGTGCTGCCTGCCGGAATCAACATGTCGAGTTTCCTTAAGTTCAGCCTCTCTTTAATCTCCATTGCTCTCAGTAGCTGCTCTAGGTGGCAGCAGGAGCTCGGGCCGGCGTATCTTAGTACAAAGGTGAGGGTTGTGAGGGGTGGTCATTGCACGTTGATGACCAGCAAGGCCAAGAAACGGCGGTGTTTAGATCCAGAAGGCTCCAAAATACAACGGCCGGTGGTCTCCTCTATTTCCCTAACACTGTCTTATACCCTCCCATGGTTAGCGTCACTACGTCTTCCGCCGGCAACAAAGGGGCAGGAGGTGGAGGCAGGGAGGTGTAGCAGGAGAGGATAGGGTGGTGATGGAGAGGAGGTGCTGACAGAGTGGAGTGGGTGGCTATTGATGAGTTGTCGTCGAAGCCAATCAAGGTAGGTTCAATGGACAGTGCCAATGTAGCCGTTTGTagtgttgtttctttttttcattctaCTAGCAAAATACCTATCCGTTGCATTGGGTAACGACGGGAGGGATGAAGTTTGATCTCAATGATTTAttgaagcatccaaacatgataaTAAGCATTGGCAACATGTACCGTTATCACAAAGGCATATGTGTGCTTGGAAAATTAGTTCGATCTACATGGGTAGGATGTGGATGATGCTCTTGACGCATGGGCCTGATGATTGTAGCATGGAGGAATGGAGTACCGAACGATGCGATGCTCCAGACGCATGGGCTGATGATTGTAGCATGCAGGAATGGAGTTCGGAACGTTGCTCCTTTGTGCAGGAGGTGATGGTGCAAATTTAAGAGgacattaattattttaaattgcaatttttttgtgaaacttttataattgtttttttacaaTCGAATTTTTATGCCCgtgcattgatttttttattagagaagtgtattttttacccggcctctacatccaactagATATATGCAACCTTTTAATCGGGAACTTAGTCCCTCAAATAAGCCGATCTGAAATTTGCTCCTATCACTATTACACAAaagatttttccgtgcggtcaaaATGCAATTTTCCGTGTGGAGTTCCTGCCCGTCTACACCCAGGTGTCTGTGAACATCCATATTTTCGCGTGGGGGCAGCCCAACCGCACAGGATAATCCATATTCCCGTGCGGTCAGATTAAGTGGACCGCATGGGATAATTGATTATCCCACGCGGTCAAATTATACCGCCCGCACTACAAGAAATATGACCTTCTGTGACGAATTCCTCGTGACATTGGAGCAATTTGTCATTAGCACATTCCATTTTATAACGATTTGTATGAGATGGGGTGGCGTAGTGACGAAAAAAATGTGTTCGTCGTTAGTACCAACTAGAAATTATCATAAACTCTTTCAATGGGATATTGTGATGAATATTAATTTGTCATAAGGGGCAAAAAGCAAACGTCACATATTTATGACAATATTGTTTTGTcatgatatttttttccaattgttttcaaaagaaaaaaataattgttaGTGCAGTTCTTACAGCAGCCCATTTACCCTTCTCCCATCCTTGCCGGCCCATTAGATGAAGTCCACCGCACCCTTCTCCTCCCATCCCTGCCCGACCGACCCATTTAGTGAAGCCCAACATTACCCTTCCTCCGCCCATTAGGCCCAATCCCGGCCAGCCCATTAGGTAAAAAGCCCACTACGATTCCTCCCATAGTTGCCGGCCCGGGAAAAATATGTGTAGCCGGGATTCGAACCGGAGACTTCTTGCTCACCTCTAAATGATCTTTCCACTAGGCTAAGAAGAGAATACATTTCAGAATCTCCTGATTATTTACTAAATGTATATCACGTTCCCAAAATATAGGCTCTGAGAGGCAGTGGCCGTGGGCACATCTGGGCTTTTTATCGAgggcgccagcgccgcctcggACCGCCGCCTCCGTTGCCGGCGCGTCGGAGGCTCGGACCCCCGCCTCCGGTGCTGGTGCCTCACACCCctgcctccgctgccgccgcctcgcacCCCCGCCTTCGCTGCCGCTGCGAGCCACGCGGTTGCTCGTCTGGGCGCATcgagggcgccggcgccgcctcggaCCGCCGCCTCCGGTGCCGGCGCCTCGGACCCCCGCCTCCGCTGCCGCTGCGAGCCGCGCGGTTGCTCGTGACAGCGGTGCGCCTCCAACTGTCGCCTCCGCTGCCACTGCGGAGCTGCaaggcgccgccaccggcgaccaAGCAGCGAGCAGCCACCGGTGATTGGCAGCGACTCTTCCAATCCATCACCGGCCTCAGCCACCGCCTACCTCGGCACAAAACTGGTGAGTGTCTTTAGAGAAAAACGTATTTAGAATAGAAAATTCTCATCATGGCTAAAGACATTTTTAAATATTCAATAATTTGCTATTTGTTATCTTATCTCACCGTTTAGGGGATGGACAGAAGTTGGATCAATAGTAGGCTATTTAGCAAGCCGCATCTTGATGGGGTCAATGAGTTCATGAAATTTGTTTTAGAAAGATTTGATGAGAATGCAGAGATACTTTGTCCATGTCGATGGTGTTTGAATCGGATTCATCGACAGAAAGGACATGTGGAGGATCACTTATATATTTATGGGATAGCCAGCACTTACACTAGATGGATATACCATGGAGAACAATCCGATGCCGGAATTAATGAAAATGAAGACCATCTGGATGAACATACTAGTTTTAGTGAGGATGTTGGTATAaatgaggatgaagaagagaaCCCTCCCGACAGAATTCCTGACATGGTAGATGAGTTGTACATAGCAGAAGGTCAAGATGGAGGGAAGTCTATGTTTGCAGCTATATTAGATGAGATGAAGCAGTAACTTTACCCTGGTGTAGATTGTACAAGATTTTCTTTTGTGGTGAAGTTACTTCATATCAAGTCATTTTATCCAATCAGCAATGCTTGGGCCTATTGGGCCTTTTCAATATGTATGGCCCATTCCATATTTAATTCAATATAGCTGAATTGGGCTGAATTTATTAAAAATCTATTTGGACTTACAATAAGCCTATCCCATTAACAGGTTTATCACTATATGGGCTTTAGTAAGGCCTAGCCCAAAAACAGGTTGCTCATTAAACGGGTCTTAACAGGCCATATGGAATCTCATGACGTTTTTCAGGCTACATAATGATGAATGAGTGTCTCAAAGTTACGACGACAGAAGGATCATCACTAGATTAATGATGAAAAAATAAGGTTTCGTTATAGAACGCCATTAGAGACGCATGATAAGTGACGAATGAATTTTCGTCACGCGAGCGTCACAGATTGCGAAACATGACGAAATTTTACGTGTTTGTGACGTAAATGTGTTTGTGACGTAAATGAAACGTCACCTATCATAAGATCTCTTGTAGTGGcatgcaaaaaagaaaaccgaAAAAATCCAAAACCCTAGAAttgcccgctgccgccgcttgtGGTCGCCGTCAtcctcgtcgcgccgccgccactccaatCGTCGTCGCTGTGGTcgtgccgccaccgctcccgaGCCCACCGATCCCAGCCGCCGCTGCTCTTGAGCCCGCGTCCTCCGCGACCAGCCGCCGTCACTGCTCCCgagtgcctcctcctcctcctcgtcatcggcGTGGCATGGATCCGGTCGGTCGCCCACCACGCCGCCTCCCACcctttcccggccgccgcctcatcaGCGGCGAGCCGGGTGCCTCCCGCGCCCCGTGCGCTTGGTGGGGGGGGGAAGAGAGGAAAggcagagagaggagagagagagagagaggagtgattGAGGTAGAATAcaagggaaaaaggaagagagaaggtgaaaaatttgaattgagtgagagggaaaagagggagaggtatttttgcgtgcggtccAATTAAGAAGCCCGcacatgaaaattgattttcgcgtGTGTGCCTCTTAAGGTTCCACACGTGAAAATGGGGGCCGATTTTTGCAGACGCACACGAAAACAATTTGTCTGGGAAAATGGGAGCTCCTTGTCTAGGAAAATCTTTTGTGTACTAGTGTATGAAGATTTGAACACAGGACCTTGgagtgctactcaggtcactacAGCAACTAGACTGCATGCCTTTTCGCAGCCTATGCATTGATTATAATCACAATGCAACAGTACAATGCTATGGTCCATTTTTTGTCTCCCCTGGTTTGCACTTGAAAATGTGGTGAATTTGGCACACATTGATAGGGGGGCCGCCCAACCTTCTCGACATAGGATCCGGATACACCGTGAAACCTCACGAATTGGATGAATAACACACTGCCCGTGCAACGCACCTTTGACCACGAATTCGCAAAATCACATGCTTTGATAGGTTGATCCACTTAACCACGCAAAAGTGGATCTATTGCCCCCTCAAttccctactccctccgtcccataatatagcaacctagaacTAGATGAGACATATCTTAGTagtacgaatctggacatgcccTCTGCctaaattcgtagtactaggatacatCTCATCCGGTCCTAAGTTGCTATTTTccgggatggagggagtacaaggtAAAGCAAGAACAATCTATAGCAAAACTCACAATTCCTCTCTCTAGTTTGGCGGCAGCGGCACAAAACCTAGGAGAAGAACAAAGGTCATGTACAAAGGCATATATAGCCATTACATGGGTTAGAAACTAACTAAGAATCAAATGCAACCCAATATGGAAACCTCTGCAGCACCGTCAATTTGTTTTGGCTCTTGCAGTGAAACCAGAAGGAATTTGTGTCCTGGGCCCTATCCACCACGTGGGCCATGCAGTAAGATTTCCAACGTGAGCTCACATGTCCAAAACGGACTCCGGACGAGAGAGAAACAAGCGTTTTAGTCCAAGTATGTCCGGGCTCACCCAAACCAAGTCCGAACTGAATCTCTTCTTCCTTATCTTTAAACTATTGTTTTGGAAGGTTTCAATTCGTGGGAATTTTTAAGTGGAATCCATATTAATAATAGGCTTTTACCTCCATTGCATTTGTATATGGAGGGCGGTAACTCGTGAAAGTACATGAGACCACgatcacacacatatatacatgacGACGAACGTGAAATCCCACCAGAAGCCTAACGTATTGTTTAAgtaggtatatatataaatatattgatAGATTTGCACTCTACCTCTCTTAAGTGTGAGTAAGCTAGGTGCTAGAAAATTTGAGAACTCTTTGTTTTGTCGTATTTTACTGATTCGGTCTAACGGCTATCTCACTCCTAATTCCTGTATCAAATGGTTTCTCTTACCACGTGGATCAATTAGGTAACGTTTTGAGTTGCACCGTTCACTTAGACAGATAGCTAAACCTTCAAACCATCAGAAGAAATCATGGCGGCGTTCTGGAAATAAGATGAACAGCGGCATCGGCGCACGCCGGAGTCGAGAGAAAAGCAGGCCGGCGAAGCGGTacgcgcaaaaaaaaaaaaaaggcccaaaCGTCCAACTGTGGCCCAGTCCAATTGTTCACTTCAGTTCAtggcccatctcctcctcccataTCTCCCTGACTCAACCACGCTAGCCACCAACCCTAGAGCGgcacgaccggcggcggcgttgcggtGGTGTTTGCGGCAGCGTGTTGCGGCGGTAACAGCGAGCCAGACGAGCAGCGATGCGCAAGGCAGCAagtggcggcgcggcgtgggcaggcggcgacgcgccgcgcggcgcgcgcaGCTAGCTGCTAGCAGAGCAGCATCAAACAAGCAGCGCAAGCGGCAAGTGCCAAGCTAGCACCGAGTCCTCACTTCATGTTCcattcttttttattattattattattatttcagcAACAGATGATGGGATTTACAAGAATTGGGCTCATTTTTTTACAGTCTTGATTTACTCATAGATTAGCGGTGAAGAAGAGAACAACATTGTTAAATTATCTTGCAAGCGATTTAAGTAATTAACACACTTCAACTGATGGGAGCATAAATCAACCAAAAAGACCTTGATCCTAATGATACCTTTTCTTGATAAATAGTTTTCTCAAATCATAGATGAAGCAAGGAGGGAATATTTGTTGAAGGCTCCAAATAGAGCGCTAACTTGGCTATTCCAAAGATATTAGATGGCAAGGTTTGGTTGATACAAATATGCAATATAATCACTTACTTTTCATTGGGAAGGTACTTCTTCtttatggtttatttttttaagtcatGTATATGTTGAATAACTAGTGTAAAGATAgtttttgttataacttattAGTACTTTGAGGTTGAGCCTATCCTCTATTTCAATCCTGAATTTTACCACTGTCATCAGGTATGGGTAGCATCCATTTAATTTCTCATCCTAGTGATAGAGATCAACAAAGTCGTTGGACAGGTAGTGTTGCCAGGTGATCATATATATGCAAGCGCGGCTGCCTTCTATAGATGCATGGCCACAGATCTCCCCAGCTCATCCTCTTTCAAGAAGGAGCTGAAAAcgattaatttaatttccatCAAAACGATAAAAGATGGAAACTGCAGGCGGCCACTGCATGCACCGGCCTCTGAACTTGTACGTTTGTATGCATGTGATACAAAGCTCAACACGTCAGCTGCGTCCATATGCATATCCGTCTCTCACACACGCATATATAAATTGTGCAGGTTGCAAAGGATGctttccttccttccctccctgATGAGCGATACTTCGATATCGCCAGGAGATAATAAATAAACACATAAGTACAGTATTAGTATTACTCCGTACTTACGCGTGAAGATGGATAGCGATGATGCGTTGGCTCGTGTGTCAATTAGGCTCGATCGAGTTTGATCGTTAAGTAAGTTCAGTTTATTGTTTCATTTGCACGGCATGCATGTTTGTTAGATGTGTGATACATctgattaattatatatagtatttcatatatatgtttcttttttacGATGTTGATTAGTTCAAAATAAACTATAACAAT encodes:
- the LOC107275720 gene encoding probable pectate lyase 4 — encoded protein: MANRNVPMLLPLAVLFLLGSGGVATAANVIDRCWRGQRNWAADRQRLAVCSVGFAGKMRQNRGAGVVAYTVTDPSDDPVRPRPGTLRYGATVLPAKVWITFARDMRIRLAQPLYVKNFTTIDGRGADVHVAGGAGIVLYHARDVIVHGLHVHDCRAQPPGRVVVPGGAVQPSGSGDGDAIRLVASSKVWIDHNTLSRCEDGLLDVTVGSTDVTVSNNWFHDHDKVMLLGHDDGFTTDRRMRVTVAFNRFGPNVNQRMPRIRHGYAHVVNNLYDGWRDYAIGGSMGPSVKSQGNLFAASGGAGDNKKVTRRMPAVARGGGGGGKDQWHLHSVGDAFENGAFFRQVGNRVRPNYNRHQAFSAASAGDVRALTGGVGALTCSATAAC